From Qingrenia yutianensis, the proteins below share one genomic window:
- the rbfA gene encoding 30S ribosome-binding factor RbfA, with protein MASNRLERIKEEVKRELSGIIRRLKDPRIADVVSVVAVDITKDLKYAKAHISVMGTDEQKKNTITALNSAAGFIRHEISSGLDLRITPEFKFVQDNSVEYGIHIDELIHKINNGERETDK; from the coding sequence ATGGCAAGCAACAGACTTGAAAGAATTAAAGAAGAAGTAAAACGCGAATTGAGCGGTATTATAAGACGGCTTAAAGACCCTCGTATTGCAGATGTGGTTTCGGTTGTTGCGGTTGACATAACAAAAGACTTAAAGTACGCAAAGGCGCATATAAGCGTTATGGGAACGGACGAGCAGAAAAAAAACACTATCACCGCGTTAAATTCTGCGGCAGGGTTTATACGGCACGAAATTTCGTCGGGACTCGATTTGAGAATTACTCCCGAATTTAAATTCGTGCAGGATAACAGCGTCGAATACGGTATTCATATTGACGAGCTTATTCACAAAATCAATAATGGCGAGAGGGAAACAGACAAGTGA
- a CDS encoding YlxR family protein, with translation MGESKFLPVRTCIGCGKKGGKADFIKIVKNKNGEVFVNADKEIFGRGAYICRDGKCVAKAEKKNRLSRTLKLSDCADIYQKLNEIIGD, from the coding sequence GTGGGCGAGAGTAAATTTTTGCCCGTCCGCACTTGCATAGGATGCGGAAAAAAGGGCGGAAAAGCTGATTTTATAAAAATCGTTAAAAATAAAAACGGCGAAGTTTTTGTAAATGCGGACAAAGAAATTTTCGGCAGAGGGGCATATATTTGCCGTGACGGAAAATGCGTTGCAAAAGCGGAAAAAAAGAACCGTCTTTCGCGCACGCTGAAACTTTCGGACTGCGCGGACATTTATCAAAAACTTAACGAAATTATCGGTGATTAA
- the truB gene encoding tRNA pseudouridine(55) synthase TruB, whose product MKSDNANINGIIVINKEKGFTSHDVVAKMRRILSTRKIGHTGTLDPEATGVLPVCIGKATKVCDMVLNSDKEYIAEIKFGITTDTQDIFGNILEEKSVLLSKGEIENAVMSFEGEIEQIPPMYSAVKIGGKKLYEYARKGVEVERSARKVTIKKIAILETGSDTAKIRVLCSKGTYIRTLCSDIGEKLSCGGCMTSLVRTKSAGFDIENAVTLAKLEEDGYEKYLINTDFVFKSLPTFNADFDTKKRLVNGAKTTVSAPVGRYRVYDENGVFLCVARVSKYNGRNVITSEKLFG is encoded by the coding sequence ATGAAATCAGATAACGCAAATATTAACGGCATTATAGTTATAAATAAAGAAAAAGGCTTTACGTCGCACGACGTTGTGGCGAAAATGCGCCGAATACTCAGCACGCGCAAAATCGGTCACACCGGCACGCTCGACCCCGAGGCAACAGGAGTTTTGCCCGTTTGCATCGGCAAGGCAACAAAGGTGTGCGATATGGTTCTTAATTCCGATAAAGAATATATCGCGGAAATCAAATTCGGCATTACGACCGACACACAGGATATTTTCGGAAATATTCTTGAAGAAAAAAGCGTTTTGCTTTCAAAAGGTGAAATCGAAAATGCGGTTATGTCGTTTGAGGGTGAAATAGAGCAGATACCGCCAATGTATTCCGCGGTGAAAATCGGCGGTAAAAAGCTTTACGAATACGCGCGCAAGGGCGTTGAGGTGGAACGAAGCGCAAGAAAAGTTACAATTAAGAAAATTGCCATTTTGGAAACGGGCAGTGACACGGCAAAAATCAGAGTTTTGTGCTCAAAAGGCACATATATCCGCACGCTTTGCAGTGACATAGGCGAAAAGCTTTCGTGCGGCGGGTGTATGACAAGCCTTGTGCGCACAAAAAGCGCCGGGTTTGACATTGAAAACGCGGTTACGCTTGCAAAACTCGAAGAGGACGGATATGAGAAATATCTTATAAACACCGATTTTGTGTTTAAATCTCTGCCGACGTTCAATGCGGATTTTGATACGAAAAAACGTCTTGTGAACGGTGCAAAAACCACTGTTTCCGCGCCCGTCGGACGTTACAGAGTGTATGACGAAAACGGCGTATTTTTATGCGTTGCGCGCGTTTCAAAATACAACGGACGAAACGTTATAACGTCCGAAAAACTTTTCGGATAG
- the rpsO gene encoding 30S ribosomal protein S15, which produces MQKEVKQEIINTYKRHENDTGSPEVQIAILTYRINHLTEHLKKNMKDHHSRRGLLQMVGDRRGLLNYLMKIDIERYREIIKKLNIRK; this is translated from the coding sequence ATGCAGAAAGAAGTTAAGCAGGAGATTATCAATACTTACAAAAGACATGAGAACGATACAGGCTCGCCTGAAGTTCAGATTGCCATTTTGACTTACCGTATCAATCACCTGACAGAGCATCTTAAAAAGAATATGAAAGACCATCACTCACGCAGAGGTCTTTTGCAGATGGTCGGTGACAGACGCGGTTTGCTTAATTATTTGATGAAAATCGATATCGAAAGATACCGTGAAATCATTAAAAAATTAAACATCAGAAAATAG
- a CDS encoding bifunctional riboflavin kinase/FAD synthetase, whose amino-acid sequence MEILKDGFNLLHDTVIALGKFDALHLGHQKIIDTMKKISAEKHLKTVIFTFDNISDGFIVSKKEKEEFLENYGIDCLYCQNFDDNFKNTSAEDFFNEILVKKFNAKHIVSGDDWHFGKDKRGDVCMLEKMCNEKNIGFTVVERLKIDGETVSSSLIRSCISDGNIKKANALLGRTFSIEGTVTEGKRLGGKIGFPTVNFAAEKGRILPQNGVYASYVIYGEEKYLAMTNVGDNPTVDKNIEVRTETHIFDFDKNVYGEKMKICFLDKIRDEIRFPSVDALVCQLKRDKTYIKNNFKNF is encoded by the coding sequence TTGGAAATTTTAAAAGACGGTTTTAATCTTTTGCACGATACGGTTATCGCCCTCGGAAAATTTGATGCGCTCCACTTGGGACATCAAAAAATTATTGACACAATGAAAAAAATATCCGCCGAAAAACACCTTAAAACGGTGATTTTTACGTTTGACAATATTTCGGACGGATTTATTGTTTCAAAGAAAGAAAAAGAAGAATTTTTAGAAAATTACGGCATTGACTGTCTTTATTGTCAGAATTTTGACGATAATTTTAAAAACACAAGCGCGGAGGATTTTTTTAACGAAATTCTTGTAAAAAAGTTTAATGCAAAGCACATTGTGTCGGGCGACGACTGGCATTTCGGCAAGGACAAGCGCGGTGACGTTTGTATGCTCGAAAAAATGTGCAATGAGAAAAATATCGGTTTTACCGTTGTTGAGCGTCTTAAAATTGACGGCGAAACGGTAAGTTCCAGCCTTATACGAAGCTGTATTTCGGACGGAAATATCAAAAAGGCAAATGCGCTTTTGGGACGAACTTTTTCGATTGAAGGAACTGTCACGGAGGGCAAGCGTCTGGGCGGAAAAATCGGCTTTCCGACGGTGAATTTTGCCGCGGAAAAGGGAAGAATACTTCCGCAGAACGGCGTTTATGCGTCTTATGTAATTTACGGCGAAGAAAAGTATCTTGCAATGACAAACGTCGGCGACAATCCGACGGTTGATAAAAACATAGAAGTGCGCACTGAAACGCACATTTTTGATTTTGACAAAAATGTGTACGGAGAGAAAATGAAAATTTGTTTTTTGGACAAAATAAGAGATGAAATCAGGTTCCCGTCGGTTGACGCGCTTGTTTGCCAGCTTAAACGGGATAAAACATATATTAAAAATAATTTTAAAAATTTTTAA
- the infB gene encoding translation initiation factor IF-2, which translates to MVVLAQPKIHEIAKDFGVQSKELIGIFADYGIVMKNHSAKLEPDDINLIFSIYMNKYDDKMTLEEYFAHKAEEKKAKIEAEKQAKKEEAAKKGIEFKEEIVLDEEVSEESLKIVKQDNLKVVDTRQNVVDLEKLDTEKIEELVDIEKVSNVEKKQKLKKGNQHKKPEKTNIPAAKKEKEKKETVEVKTVLVPDEISVGDFAARLEVPAATVVKKLFELGIMAAISQVIDFDTASLVGEDLGFKIEKEIIVTEEDLLFNDTEDSPESLKPRSPVVVVMGHVDHGKTSLLDAIRSTNVIANEAGGITQHIGAYRVRVNDKKITFLDTPGHEAFTAMRARGAQVTDIAILVVAADDGIMPQTVEAINHAKAAGVTIIVAINKIDKEGANPDKIMQELTEYELIPEAWGGDTICVPISAKYKQNIDGLLEMVLLVAEMKELKANPDRKAKGTVIESQLDKGRGPVATVLVQNGTLRVGDIIVAGTAVGRVRAMVDDRGASVKKAGPSVPVEVVGLNEVPVGGDIFYAVTDEKKARSVVEKRKQKIKDENTVSRQAVSLDALFDQIKEGEVKDLNIIVKADVQGSVEAVKQSLEKLSNDEVRVKCIHGGVGGITESDVMLASASNAIIVGFNVRPDSGAAASAKRDEVDIRLYRVIYNAIEEIEAAMKGMLAPQFRENVLGHAEVRTTFKVSGVGTIAGAYVQDGKITRNSQTRIVRDGIIVHEGVLSSLKRFKDDAKEVAAGYECGVGIENFNDIKDGDIIESFVMEEVKR; encoded by the coding sequence GTGGTAGTTTTGGCACAACCAAAAATTCACGAAATAGCAAAGGATTTCGGCGTTCAGAGCAAAGAGCTTATCGGTATTTTTGCCGATTACGGCATTGTGATGAAAAATCACTCGGCAAAGCTTGAACCCGACGACATCAATCTCATTTTTTCGATTTATATGAATAAATATGACGACAAAATGACGCTTGAAGAATATTTTGCTCACAAAGCCGAGGAGAAAAAGGCTAAAATAGAGGCTGAAAAACAGGCGAAAAAAGAAGAAGCCGCAAAGAAAGGCATTGAGTTTAAAGAGGAGATTGTTCTCGACGAGGAAGTGAGCGAGGAGTCGCTTAAAATCGTTAAACAGGACAATCTTAAAGTTGTTGACACGCGTCAGAACGTTGTTGACCTTGAAAAACTCGATACCGAAAAAATAGAAGAACTTGTCGATATTGAAAAGGTATCGAATGTTGAGAAAAAGCAGAAACTTAAAAAGGGCAATCAGCACAAAAAGCCCGAAAAGACAAACATCCCTGCGGCGAAAAAAGAGAAAGAAAAGAAAGAAACCGTTGAGGTTAAAACCGTTTTGGTGCCCGACGAAATTTCTGTCGGCGACTTTGCCGCGCGTTTGGAGGTTCCGGCGGCAACGGTTGTTAAAAAACTTTTTGAACTCGGCATTATGGCGGCAATCAGCCAGGTGATTGATTTTGATACCGCGTCGCTTGTCGGCGAAGATTTGGGCTTTAAAATCGAGAAAGAGATTATCGTTACCGAAGAAGATTTGCTCTTTAACGACACCGAGGATTCGCCCGAAAGCTTAAAACCGCGTTCGCCGGTTGTTGTTGTTATGGGTCACGTTGACCACGGTAAAACCTCGCTTTTGGACGCTATCAGAAGCACCAACGTTATTGCGAACGAGGCAGGCGGTATCACACAGCACATCGGTGCGTACAGAGTGCGCGTAAACGATAAAAAAATCACATTCCTCGACACACCGGGACACGAAGCGTTTACAGCTATGCGTGCGCGCGGTGCACAGGTTACCGATATTGCAATCCTTGTTGTTGCGGCGGACGATGGAATTATGCCGCAGACGGTTGAAGCAATAAACCATGCCAAAGCGGCAGGCGTTACAATTATTGTTGCAATTAACAAAATCGACAAAGAGGGTGCAAATCCCGATAAAATTATGCAGGAACTCACCGAATATGAGCTTATTCCCGAGGCTTGGGGCGGTGACACAATCTGCGTTCCGATTTCGGCAAAATACAAACAGAATATTGACGGTCTTTTGGAAATGGTTTTGCTTGTTGCCGAGATGAAAGAACTCAAAGCAAACCCCGACAGAAAGGCAAAAGGTACCGTTATCGAATCACAGCTTGACAAGGGCAGAGGTCCTGTTGCGACGGTTCTTGTTCAAAACGGTACACTCCGTGTGGGCGATATTATCGTTGCGGGCACGGCAGTCGGCAGAGTAAGAGCAATGGTTGACGACCGCGGTGCGTCGGTTAAAAAAGCAGGTCCGTCCGTTCCGGTTGAGGTTGTCGGTCTTAACGAAGTTCCGGTCGGCGGAGATATTTTCTATGCCGTAACCGACGAGAAAAAAGCGCGCAGTGTCGTTGAAAAGAGAAAACAGAAAATTAAGGACGAAAACACTGTTTCACGTCAGGCGGTGTCGCTCGACGCATTGTTTGACCAGATTAAAGAGGGCGAGGTTAAGGACCTTAACATTATTGTGAAAGCAGACGTTCAGGGCAGTGTTGAGGCGGTTAAACAGTCGCTCGAAAAGCTTTCAAACGACGAAGTAAGGGTAAAATGCATACACGGCGGTGTCGGCGGTATCACCGAGTCGGACGTTATGCTTGCGTCCGCGTCGAATGCGATTATTGTCGGATTTAATGTTCGTCCCGATTCGGGTGCGGCGGCGTCGGCAAAACGCGACGAGGTGGACATCAGACTTTACAGGGTTATTTACAACGCTATTGAAGAAATCGAAGCCGCTATGAAAGGTATGCTCGCACCGCAGTTTAGAGAAAATGTTCTCGGTCACGCAGAGGTCAGAACGACGTTTAAAGTGTCGGGTGTCGGCACAATCGCCGGTGCATACGTTCAGGACGGTAAAATTACAAGAAATTCGCAGACACGTATTGTCCGTGACGGTATTATCGTTCACGAGGGCGTTTTGAGTAGTTTGAAACGATTTAAAGACGATGCGAAAGAAGTTGCCGCAGGATACGAGTGCGGTGTCGGAATTGAAAACTTCAATGACATAAAGGACGGTGACATTATCGAGTCGTTCGTTATGGAGGAAGTAAAGAGATAA
- the gpr gene encoding GPR endopeptidase, translated as MILLFSPRSDLAIEAAALFNKTENDIKSIEGIEYKTEKNDNYTVTRVEVLNKKGEQAIGKQIGTYVTVECPKIRENDDEAFEAVSTVLAGELEKMLNLKKYHTVLAVGLGNWNVTPDALGPKVVSKLVVTRHLFEYIPEKIPDTLQALCAVSPGVLGITGIETGEIVKGICDKVKPDVVIAIDALASRKIDRISTSIQLSDTGITPGSGIGNKRRGLNEDYLGVKVIAIGVPTVVDAATVANDTIEILCENIKKSENLDKDIGKALEITDNEFRYPLIKEVLNPFVGDLIVTPKEVDEIIDDVSKIIANGINRAVHKDTENLYNA; from the coding sequence ATGATTTTATTGTTCAGTCCGAGAAGTGATTTGGCAATCGAGGCGGCGGCTTTGTTTAACAAGACTGAAAACGACATAAAAAGCATTGAGGGCATTGAGTATAAAACCGAAAAAAACGACAATTACACCGTCACGCGCGTGGAGGTTTTGAACAAAAAAGGCGAGCAGGCAATAGGCAAGCAAATCGGCACATATGTGACGGTTGAGTGTCCGAAAATCCGCGAAAACGACGATGAGGCATTTGAGGCGGTGAGCACGGTTTTGGCGGGTGAACTTGAAAAAATGCTCAATCTTAAAAAATACCATACCGTTTTGGCGGTCGGGCTCGGTAACTGGAACGTTACGCCCGACGCACTCGGCCCGAAAGTGGTGTCAAAGCTTGTTGTAACGCGCCATTTGTTTGAGTATATTCCCGAAAAAATCCCCGACACGCTCCAGGCACTTTGCGCCGTTTCGCCCGGCGTTCTGGGAATTACGGGCATTGAAACGGGCGAAATTGTAAAGGGAATTTGCGACAAGGTGAAACCCGACGTCGTCATTGCGATTGACGCGCTTGCGTCGCGCAAAATCGACCGTATCAGCACAAGTATTCAGCTTTCCGATACGGGAATTACCCCGGGTTCGGGCATCGGAAACAAACGGCGCGGACTTAACGAAGATTACCTCGGCGTTAAGGTTATTGCAATAGGTGTTCCGACGGTTGTTGACGCGGCAACGGTTGCGAACGATACAATAGAAATTTTGTGCGAAAACATTAAAAAAAGCGAAAATCTCGATAAAGACATCGGCAAAGCGCTCGAAATCACTGACAACGAATTTCGCTATCCGCTCATAAAAGAGGTTTTAAATCCGTTTGTAGGCGACCTTATTGTCACACCAAAAGAGGTTGACGAAATTATCGACGACGTTTCAAAAATCATTGCGAACGGCATAAACAGGGCGGTTCACAAGGATACAGAAAATTTGTACAACGCATAA
- a CDS encoding polyribonucleotide nucleotidyltransferase, whose protein sequence is MQKKFTTTLAGRELTLETGELAGLSNGSVLVRYGDTVVLVNATASSKPREGIDFFPLSVDYEEKLYAVGKIPGGFIRREGKPSEKAILTSRVIDRPIRPLFPKDLRNDVSIVATVMSVEIDNSPEIAAMIGTGAALAISDIPFNGPVAGVFVGLVDGEIVINPTLAQREKSDLELTVAATREKVVMIEAGAKEVPEDVMLKAIKTAHEEIKKLCDFIDNMAKEVGKPKFSYPSVEVDHDLYEKIKAFAYEKVEKALDTPDKHTRDVQVNKVGDEINEHFAEEYPDMQAAFGECLYKLQKEVVRKWLIKDHKRVDGRGLLEIRPLSSKVGLLPRTHGSGLFTRGQTQVLTVATLGALADVQMLDGLDEDETKRYMHHYNFPSYSVGETRPSRGPGRREIGHGALAERALLPVIPSVEEFPYAIRLVSEVLSSNGSTSQGSVCGSTLALMDAGVPIKAPVAGISCGLVTDGDDHLTFVDIQGLEDFFGDMDFKVAGTKKGITAIQVDIKVTGLSYEVIEEAFAKTKTAREYILDEVMLKTIPEPRKELSKYAPKAVTMQIDPEKIRDVIGTGGKVIQKIIADTGVKIDIDDDGKVFILAVDSEAAQKAVNIIEGIVAEAEVGKTYLGKVVRIMPFGAFVEILPGKDGLVHISKLDKKRVEKVEDVVNIGDEIMVKVIEIDKQGRINLSRKDALPDNE, encoded by the coding sequence ATGCAGAAGAAATTTACCACGACTTTAGCAGGCAGAGAGCTTACTCTCGAAACCGGCGAACTTGCAGGTCTTTCAAACGGTTCCGTGCTGGTAAGATACGGTGATACGGTTGTTTTGGTTAATGCAACCGCGTCGTCAAAACCGCGCGAGGGAATAGACTTTTTCCCTTTGAGCGTTGATTACGAAGAAAAGCTTTACGCAGTCGGCAAAATTCCCGGCGGATTTATAAGACGTGAGGGCAAACCGAGCGAAAAAGCTATCCTTACATCACGTGTTATCGACAGACCTATCCGTCCGCTTTTCCCGAAGGATTTGCGCAACGATGTGAGCATTGTCGCAACCGTTATGTCGGTTGAAATTGACAATTCACCCGAAATTGCCGCTATGATAGGCACAGGCGCGGCGCTCGCTATTTCGGATATTCCGTTTAACGGTCCCGTTGCAGGCGTTTTTGTGGGTCTTGTTGACGGCGAAATCGTTATAAACCCCACGCTTGCACAGCGTGAAAAAAGCGACCTTGAGCTTACAGTTGCCGCTACAAGAGAAAAGGTTGTTATGATTGAAGCAGGCGCAAAGGAAGTTCCCGAGGACGTTATGCTTAAAGCTATCAAAACCGCTCACGAGGAAATCAAAAAACTTTGCGATTTCATTGATAATATGGCAAAAGAAGTCGGCAAACCGAAATTCAGCTATCCCAGCGTTGAGGTTGACCACGATTTGTATGAAAAAATCAAAGCTTTTGCTTACGAAAAAGTTGAAAAAGCGCTCGACACGCCCGACAAACACACACGTGACGTTCAGGTGAATAAAGTCGGCGACGAAATAAACGAACATTTTGCGGAGGAGTATCCCGATATGCAGGCGGCATTCGGCGAATGTCTCTATAAACTTCAGAAAGAAGTTGTGAGAAAATGGCTCATCAAAGACCACAAGAGGGTTGACGGCAGAGGACTTTTGGAAATCCGTCCGCTTTCGTCGAAAGTCGGTCTTTTGCCCAGAACTCACGGTTCGGGACTTTTCACAAGAGGTCAGACGCAGGTTCTCACCGTTGCAACTTTGGGCGCGCTTGCAGACGTTCAGATGCTCGACGGTCTTGACGAGGACGAAACAAAAAGATATATGCATCATTATAACTTCCCGTCTTACTCAGTCGGCGAAACACGTCCGTCGAGAGGCCCGGGACGGCGTGAAATCGGTCACGGCGCACTTGCTGAAAGAGCGCTTTTGCCGGTAATTCCGTCGGTTGAAGAATTCCCGTATGCAATCCGTCTTGTGTCGGAGGTTTTAAGCTCGAACGGTTCAACTTCGCAGGGCAGTGTATGCGGAAGCACACTCGCGCTTATGGACGCAGGCGTTCCGATTAAAGCGCCCGTTGCGGGTATTTCGTGCGGTCTTGTTACAGACGGCGACGACCACCTCACTTTTGTTGATATCCAGGGACTTGAGGACTTCTTCGGCGATATGGACTTTAAGGTTGCAGGCACCAAAAAAGGTATCACAGCAATTCAGGTTGACATAAAAGTTACGGGACTTTCGTATGAAGTTATCGAAGAAGCTTTTGCGAAAACCAAAACCGCAAGGGAATACATTCTCGACGAGGTTATGCTCAAAACCATACCCGAACCGAGAAAAGAACTTTCAAAATACGCTCCCAAAGCGGTTACAATGCAGATTGACCCTGAAAAAATCCGTGACGTTATCGGAACGGGCGGTAAGGTTATTCAGAAAATCATTGCAGACACCGGCGTTAAAATCGACATCGACGACGACGGAAAAGTGTTTATTCTTGCTGTTGACAGCGAGGCGGCACAGAAAGCCGTTAACATTATCGAGGGCATTGTTGCCGAAGCGGAGGTTGGAAAAACTTACCTCGGCAAGGTTGTAAGAATTATGCCTTTCGGTGCGTTTGTTGAAATTCTCCCCGGAAAAGACGGTCTTGTCCACATTTCAAAACTCGATAAAAAACGTGTTGAAAAGGTTGAGGACGTTGTAAATATCGGCGATGAAATTATGGTTAAGGTTATTGAAATTGACAAACAGGGCAGAATAAATCTTTCGAGAAAAGACGCTTTGCCCGACAACGAATAG
- a CDS encoding L7Ae/L30e/S12e/Gadd45 family ribosomal protein, which produces MERTYMLIGLAKKAGRLVSGEKNCKDAISSGSAKLVIIGCDTAKNTLKSVTNSCKFYDVKYVFFGDSVSLGHSIGNTHNAVVAVCDEGLAGLIEKSLPQN; this is translated from the coding sequence ATGGAGCGAACATATATGCTTATAGGTCTTGCAAAAAAAGCAGGCAGACTTGTAAGCGGTGAGAAAAACTGTAAGGACGCGATTTCGTCGGGCAGTGCAAAGCTTGTGATTATCGGCTGTGACACTGCAAAAAACACACTTAAAAGCGTCACTAACAGCTGTAAATTTTATGACGTCAAATATGTATTTTTTGGCGATTCGGTTTCTTTGGGGCACAGCATAGGCAACACGCACAACGCGGTTGTTGCGGTCTGCGACGAGGGACTGGCAGGACTGATTGAAAAGAGTCTGCCGCAAAATTAA
- the nusA gene encoding transcription termination factor NusA: MNSEFILALEEIEREKNIKKEVLLETIENALISAYKKNYETNQDNVFVSIDNETGVVRVFAKKTVVEEVTDPQTEISLEEAHKISKQYDIGSEVEIEATPKTFGRIAAQTAKQMVTQKIREVERENIYEEFSAKEHTVIEGIIQRIERRNIYLDAGKAEVFLPVSEQVPTEMYDFHQHLKVYVTEVKKTTKGPVITVSRAKAALVQKLFENEIPEIQDGIVEIMSISREAGSRTKMAVKTNNENVDPIGACIGAKGARVQVIINELNGEKIDIVKYSDDPEEFIRAALSPAEVVSLNVDVENKQAHIIVPFTQLSLAIGKEGQNARLAARLTGYKIDIKSDRDE; encoded by the coding sequence ATGAACAGTGAGTTCATATTGGCGTTGGAGGAAATTGAAAGAGAAAAAAATATCAAAAAAGAAGTTTTGCTTGAAACGATTGAAAATGCGCTTATATCCGCTTACAAAAAGAATTACGAAACAAATCAGGATAACGTTTTTGTCAGTATTGACAACGAAACGGGCGTTGTAAGAGTTTTTGCGAAAAAAACGGTTGTTGAAGAGGTTACAGACCCCCAAACCGAAATTTCGCTTGAAGAAGCGCACAAAATCAGCAAGCAGTATGACATCGGCAGTGAGGTTGAAATTGAGGCAACGCCGAAAACGTTCGGACGTATTGCCGCACAGACCGCAAAGCAGATGGTTACGCAGAAAATCCGCGAGGTTGAAAGAGAAAACATCTACGAAGAATTTTCGGCAAAGGAACACACGGTTATCGAGGGAATTATTCAGCGAATTGAGCGCAGAAATATTTATCTCGATGCAGGAAAAGCGGAGGTGTTTTTGCCGGTTTCCGAGCAGGTTCCCACTGAAATGTACGATTTTCACCAGCATTTAAAGGTTTATGTAACCGAGGTTAAAAAGACCACAAAAGGCCCTGTTATCACGGTTTCGAGAGCAAAAGCAGCACTTGTGCAGAAACTTTTTGAAAATGAAATTCCCGAAATTCAGGACGGCATAGTTGAAATTATGAGTATCTCGCGCGAGGCAGGTTCAAGGACAAAAATGGCGGTTAAAACCAACAATGAAAACGTTGACCCGATAGGCGCGTGCATTGGTGCAAAGGGCGCAAGGGTTCAGGTTATTATCAACGAGCTTAACGGCGAGAAAATCGACATTGTAAAATACAGTGACGATCCCGAAGAATTTATCAGAGCGGCTTTGAGTCCTGCCGAGGTTGTATCGCTCAATGTTGATGTTGAAAACAAACAGGCGCATATAATCGTTCCTTTCACACAGCTTTCTCTTGCAATCGGCAAAGAGGGACAGAACGCACGTCTTGCGGCGCGTCTTACGGGTTATAAAATCGACATCAAAAGCGACCGCGACGAGTAG
- a CDS encoding DHH family phosphoesterase — protein sequence MNLIDFSEKIKDFNDFIIIPHINPDGDAVGSALALCDVLRKIGKTAYVADISENMPKNLGFIDVCGYTAPENYAPKTAFAEDCADKERMFDKTLFEACGNSFCIDHHVTNKGFADFNYIDADASATGEIVFSLAKSLDAEIGKNCAKYLYCAIASDTGSFKYSNTSEKTFEIAGSLRKIYGEFSNLSHAMFDEFTVEQLRMKQHVLESLKFYHNGKISVMCVDYEYLENNGFTFDDADFLTSIPRSVKGVEVGIFAKIKRDEIKFSLRSNEFVNVSEIAAKFGGGGHKRAAGVSFKIPYDEAVEKLLKAIENEIR from the coding sequence GTGAATTTAATTGATTTTTCCGAAAAAATTAAAGATTTTAACGATTTTATAATCATTCCGCATATAAATCCGGACGGCGATGCGGTGGGATCCGCACTTGCGCTGTGCGATGTTTTGCGCAAGATCGGCAAAACCGCATACGTTGCGGATATATCGGAAAACATGCCCAAAAACCTCGGATTTATTGACGTTTGCGGTTATACCGCGCCCGAAAATTATGCGCCGAAAACCGCGTTTGCAGAGGACTGTGCGGACAAAGAGCGTATGTTTGATAAAACTTTGTTTGAAGCGTGCGGAAATTCGTTTTGTATAGACCATCACGTTACAAACAAAGGTTTTGCGGATTTTAACTATATTGACGCCGACGCGAGTGCAACGGGAGAAATTGTGTTTTCTCTTGCAAAGTCGCTTGATGCGGAAATCGGCAAAAACTGCGCAAAATATCTTTACTGCGCGATTGCAAGCGATACGGGCAGTTTTAAATATTCAAACACCTCCGAAAAAACGTTTGAAATTGCCGGTTCGCTCCGCAAAATTTACGGCGAATTTTCAAATCTTTCGCACGCTATGTTTGACGAATTTACCGTTGAACAGTTAAGGATGAAACAGCACGTTCTCGAGAGTTTAAAGTTTTATCACAACGGAAAAATTTCGGTTATGTGCGTTGATTACGAATATCTTGAAAATAATGGTTTCACGTTTGATGACGCAGATTTTCTGACAAGTATTCCGCGCTCGGTAAAAGGCGTTGAAGTCGGGATTTTTGCAAAAATCAAGCGTGATGAAATTAAATTCAGCCTTCGTTCAAACGAATTTGTGAATGTGTCGGAGATTGCTGCAAAATTCGGCGGCGGCGGCCACAAAAGGGCAGCGGGCGTAAGCTTTAAAATTCCGTATGACGAGGCGGTTGAAAAACTTTTAAAGGCGATTGAAAATGAAATCAGATAA